The Vannielia litorea genomic interval CGCGCAGGGTGGCCAGCGGTTTGCCGGGGTAGCGCTGCGAGGCGTAGCGGGCGGGGATGACGATGAGAAAGGACAAGCGCTAGCCCTGCTTGAGCGCCACATCGGGCGAATAGGCGATAAAGAACGGGTTCTCGTAGCCCGGCTTGCCGTAGGTGAAGGGGGTGTGGTCATCGAAGCGGACCATCTTGCCACCCGCGCCGCGCAGCACGGCATCGCCTGCGGCGGTGTCCCACTCCATCGTGCGGCCAAGGCGGGGGTAGAGATCGGCCTCGCCGGTGGCGACGAGGCAGAACTTGAGGCTGCTGCCCGCGCTCTTCATGTCGGCCACTTGATAAAGGTTGATGTAATCCTCCGTGGCCTGATCGCGGTGCGACTTGGAGGCCACCACCAGAAGCGCGCTATTGTCAGGCTCTGACACATGCATCGGCACCTGCTCGCCCGGCTCGCCGGGGGCGTGGGTGCCGGTTTCCTCGACCGACTGGCCGGAGGCGAGGGTGTAGAAAAGCCGCTGTTTTGCAGGGGCATAGACCACGCCACGCAGGGGCACGCCGTTTTCGACATAGGCGATGTTCACGGTGAAATCGCCGCGCCGGTTGATGAACTCCTTGGTGCCGTCGAGCGGATCGACGATGAGGAAGGCATCGGCGGATTCGGTATGGGTGCCAGCCTGCTCCTCGGTCACCACCAGCACATCAGGGAAGGCCTCGCGCAGGCCCGCGCCGATGAGGGTATCGGCGGCTTCATCGGCCTCCGTCACGGGG includes:
- the cysQ gene encoding 3'(2'),5'-bisphosphate nucleotidase CysQ codes for the protein MDFDRLVTVMRRLALEAGAKIMEIYEADDFEVKAKSDESPVTEADEAADTLIGAGLREAFPDVLVVTEEQAGTHTESADAFLIVDPLDGTKEFINRRGDFTVNIAYVENGVPLRGVVYAPAKQRLFYTLASGQSVEETGTHAPGEPGEQVPMHVSEPDNSALLVVASKSHRDQATEDYINLYQVADMKSAGSSLKFCLVATGEADLYPRLGRTMEWDTAAGDAVLRGAGGKMVRFDDHTPFTYGKPGYENPFFIAYSPDVALKQG